Genomic segment of Populus nigra chromosome 14, ddPopNigr1.1, whole genome shotgun sequence:
tactaaaaaaacatattaataatgcttgaatattttatttatttattttaatttagctCGCAATGTGCCGCCTTaattaaatcttgtttttatGAGAGATGAGGAATTTTTTTTAGGTCAATTGCTCAACGTTTACTGGAGGGAAGCGTGTGGAAAGTGCATAATCGAAATGACATGGAGTTTACCATTTGCTTGACCTATGAATCTTGTTCATATTTTCCATCTAGATTAAGGGCTTCTcgtaatataatttaatttgtatgtattagaatttaaattcatgattataatttttcttgctgctaaaataaataaacaagttaataatatttaaatatctttttatattttttataaaaaaaatatgtgaccTACAACGCAATATAATACCAATCAATAATCATATTCGATCACAAATTAATCTTGTTTCCACAATGTAAGAGGAAATTACCAAAGGCCAATTGCATAAAGTTTACTCGAGGGATCGGTCGGGATGGGTAGAAAGTATATTATAATATTCCTTCTTTATTATACGCGTTCTCTTAATATTTAAAGATtgaaaatcgaaaaaaaaaatgaaacttggtatcaaaatataaatcttcAAAAAATTAGGGACCAAACGATAGAAGATTTGAAACCTTAGGGATTGAACTAAAGTTTCccacatcaaaatataaatggggcatgtgtttttgttattctttGTGTCAAATCTAGatctatttcttttaatttctattttcaaccctaattaaatcttgattttgcaaAATCAGAACCCCTTTAATCTGTAATATCTTTGGAAACTCGGAAAATGAGAGATAATCCAAATTGAAAGAAGTGCATACAAAAGAAACCATGAAATTAGCAttttggaggatgaaattgaaaaaactaagaGTTTGATGATCAAagtggacaaaaaaaaagaaccgcTTATATTAATAGTTGAATTCATGGACACTAATGGGTGCTGCATGGAAACATCCATTTTCACGCTGtctttttcaagaaagaaacaatggaaaaaagaaaggttcagaattttattttcacgTATTTGATTTGGAGTGCATAATTTCTCTAAGTTGTGGAGGATTCGGTTGCTTatcctaaaaaacaaaaaaattatttatatagaaatctaaaagaaaagaaaaaaaaaaacactttagaaTTTTTAGACAGATCCCATCTTCtagaattattattagtttcttAATAAAAGACTTCGGCCTAGGTAGCTAGCTTGGATCATATTGCAtcctataattttgttttggcaGCCATTTTCATACATAACTCGTAGCTGCTCCTACCGCTTGTTCTTTCCCTTTCTCTATCATGATGTGCCCACCTAGCTCTTTCTACAACATAACAAGAATGCCTCATCATTTCTACCTCTCCTTCCTTCTTCCGCTTCTCCTTCTTCCCTCTGCCAATTCAGTTTATTTTCAAACATCTCAGTTTAACGACACCAACATGTATTATCAAGGCGATGCAGTGCCTTTTGGTGGACATATTGAATTCAACCTTGTTGATTATATAAATCGTGTTGGTTGGGCAACCTATCCTGAGAGGGTGCGGCTCTGGGACTCGAGTTCAGGGCAGCTTTCTGATTTCACATCTCATTTCTCCTTCACCATTAATACCCAAGGTGCAACCAATTATGGTCATGGAATTGCTTTCTTCCTTGCTCCTGTTGGTTTTCAAATCCCACCTAATTCTGCTGGTGGCTTCTTAGGCCTTTTCAACACTACAACCATGAAATCCCCTCAGAGTCAAATTGTTTCTGTGGAGTTTGATTCTTTTCCAAATTATGGATGGGATCCAAAAGTTGGGCATGTTGGGATCAACAACAACTCTATTAGCTCAGCTGTATATACACCTTGGAATGCAAGCTTTCACAGTGGAGATACTGCTGAGGCATGGATTACCTATAATTCTCCTAATCGAAATTTAAGCGTGTTTTGGAAGTACCAAACAACCTCAAATCCTGGAGAGAATTCTAGTCTGTCTTACATAATCGATCTCAGTAAGTTTTTGCCTGAGTGGGTCACTGTTGGCTTCTCAGCGGCTACAGGCTCTAATGTAGAACAACAAAGACTTCTATCTTGGGAGTTCAATTCAAGTTTGAACGTTAAGGACACGAAAGATAAGAAGAGCAGGATTATAATTGGTGTCACCGTTTCGGTACTTGTTCTGATAGCTGGGGCGACTACAGCACTTGTGATTTTGTGGAGGAGGAAACAAATGATGACAAGAAAAAGAGCAGCAGAGACAATGAACGTGACGTCGATTAATGAAGACCTTGAAAGAGGAGCAGGGCCGAGAAGGTTCTCTTATGATGATCTAGTTTCAGCTACAAACAACTTCTCAGACCAGAGGAAGCTAGGCGAAGGGGGGTTTGGTGCTGTTTATAGGGGATACTTAAATGATATGGACATGGAAATTGCAGTGAAGAAGATTTCAAGAAGTTCTAGACAAGGTAAGAAAGAGTACATCACTGAGGTGAAGACCATTAGCCAGTTGAGACACCGTAATCTGGTGCAACTCATAGGCTGGTGCCATGATAAAGGTGAGTTTATGGTGGTATATGAGTTCATGTCAAATGGCAGCCTCGATTCTCATCTCTTTggcaagaagaagatgaatcCTCTAAGTTGGGCCGTGAGATACAAGATATCTCTTGGCCTGGCCTCGGCACTGCTTTATCTTCATGAAGAGTGGGAGCGGTGTGTTGTGCATCGAGATGTCAAGTCAAGTAACATAATGATGGATTCTAGTTTTAATGTCAAGCTTGGTGACTTTGGGTTGGCTAGGCTGATGGACCATGATGAACCTGGTCCCACAACAACTGGGCTAGCAGGAACTTTAGGTTACATGGCTCCAGAATACATAAGCACAAGAAGGGCTGGTAAAGAGTCTGATGTGTATAGCTTTGGAGTGGTGGCCTTAGAGATTGCTAGTGGAAGAAAGGCAAATGATCCCGTTGATCAAAATCCTGAAATGAGCTTGGTTGAGTGGATTTGGGATCTATATGGATGTGGAGATCTTAGTTTGGCTGTTGACAAGAGACTTGATATTAAGGATTTTGATGATGAGAAACAAGCAGAGCGTTTGATGATTGTTGGATTATGGTGTGCCCACCCCGACCGCAATTTGAGGCCATCAATTCGACAGGCAATTCATGTTTTAAATCTTGAGGCTGCAATACCAGATCTGCCTCCAAAGATGCCTGTTCCTGTGTTTCATGTGCCTCTGCCACTAATAACTTCTAGCCAGCCTTGTTCGATTACAAATACAAGCCTCGAAGCAGGAGGGCGTTGAGCACTATTTCTGGCCCAGCCAGTGCTTACTCATCGATCCATCATGGATAACTTCGATATTCTACTGCTATAATAAACCTTTGTATCATTTTGtatgaaatatataattaaaatatgcaTGAATCTTTGTATCAGTTTGAGAGGTCAAGGACATTAATTTCAGTTCACATATAATTAACaagttaattattataataatgtaaTTGGGATGGATTATGTCATGAAGCTGCGTAACATGATATACACGGTCATGGTCCTGCAGGTGAGGTTCAAAGGCAGCTGCGTAACATTGAAGATGGTCAGCTTCATGACAAGGGTTTTGGACCTTATTCTACCATTACAAAGAAAGCAGAGAAGGAAGCTGAGGAAATAGCTAAGACAGTCAATGATTTGCGCGATATGAAGGAGTTAAATACTGGATTGCCTGCACCGAGCCAAGAAGATCTTATTTTTCACAGGTAATTGATTGatgaattcatgaaaaacattcacataaaaaatggatttttcATGGACTGCAATCCAAGGCTAAGATGTATGGGTTTGATATGggcctcatgtctaagcttaCTCCTCGTTGAGCTTGATCATTGAAAGTTTGTCTAAAAAATATGTCTCAACAAGGATTCTCAAATGCTTAAaatagtaaatatatatttaaaggaAAGAAATTGGAAGGAAATTAGACAAAATGTAAATGTAGAGAAATGTTGAGtgtgaaaaaattattactttttaatttatctgaTAACTAAGGTATTATGGTAGCATTAGTGTCCATCATTAGTTGTATTTCCTTgcacttttattgatagaaaggTTGGTAAATATCAGTGATATATTGGCTAAAATAGCtattgattgaaaaaacaaaaaggcaaCTGACTTGTATAGAACATGGTGCACGGTGCACCACGACCATTGACTAAAAATGTAGTGTCATTccgtataaaaaattatacttgtaaagaatatgtaaataaatacataGAAAAGTTTGTGTATGGTGTTGCATTTTAACTTGTGATAACTTGAAAAAAGTTTAGCATGTATGTAATGGACAGTTCATGtggtgaaaaaagaaagagaggtaGAAAATgtgggagagagaaaagaagagagaatgtGTGAGAAGAAACACGGGAAAAAGAACATAATTGAATTAGTAAAAAGCCtgagttgatttaattttattttttggtttttatgtttttttctttgtttgtagataatattaaaaattattacttttatttttttattttaaatataaatgatatacatttatatttttttaattggattataatattttattcaaataaccaattaagaatccaagagatatatatttaatcaaCTTTCAAAAGTTCAGTAAagctttttctcttcttgtgtAACCTAATGGTGAATAATGATAGTTGATTAAAACTTTATGAAGGACATTACAATCGAAACCTCGTATAGAGAAATATTTGAATGTGTCTAAGATCTTGAAATTAACCTTTATTTTAATAAGAGATTAGAGACTATGCTGgctgaagattttttttaaagtataaaataatctatatttagggtttgtttattttcagtcaaatatacaaataaaaaatatttcataattaaaatatttttcattttcaatagtGGTGATCGAAGAGGAAATGATGGGGGTATTCAGATCGAAGAGGAAATGTAGTGATACTTTGACTATAAATAGCCATTGACCGAGAAAAAAGACCTCATTTGCATAGAACATGGGTGTTGGACATGCATGGACGGTATAAGTTGATGCATTCTGACTTCTCGTAACTCAAAAGAGTTTAATATATGTGTATTGGACAGTTCATGAAAGTAAAAGATGGCAtaattaagatatgatttaattattttgatttatttagagtgtgtttgacagtgtgatagcggttacttttcaaataacttttcgtgctgaaatgcatgtcaatgatgtttttttattttttaaaaattatttttgacatcagtacatcaaaacaatccaaaacatacaaatcatattaaattaaaaaaaaaaaaatttcaggaaCGCagtatttcttaattattaggatttcttagaattaattacttttgattttatcaGAGAAGTGTTGCTAGAAAACCAGGGCTCTAggactctatttttattttatttttcctgtttAAGGTTTATATTTAAAGACTGTACGTgatggaaaaaaaggaaaaagaaaaggagtctttgatttatataatttgagtGACATGGGAGCCAGTTTCTCTGTAGTTATTACTacgtttttttcaatttcaatatatatatatatatatatatatatatatataaaatttcacaTAAAATTTCAGCCGTGATTCAATTAAGTAATTAATAATCCATGTTAACTGCTAACCATCCAATAttcattgttttcttcttaATCAACTATATATTGGATTGCATAATAATATCTTAATCTTCTTGTTGTTTAAGACCAGCACTTATCACACCAAGACCTGGTTTATATATCTCGAGGCGACTCGGTCGGCTGTTCCTGTCGCCAGCGGATTTGTAGACCCTTCCTACGAAGCTTCTTACTTTgggcataaaataaatatatgtaacTTAGAGTCAAGGTTTATACCAATAAGGATAATGGCCTCTGTAGATTGCTTGCGCCATTTTgcattatattaaattttgtttaggCTGCAGTTTTCATACGATTCCTAGCTGCTGCTGCTTGTTCTTTCCCTTTCTCTATCATTATGCTCACCTCTTTGTGTAAAGCCACTttaattagttggcataattgatgggatttaagtgggagatgagttgtaattggtggagtgtgagtggaagatgagttggtataattggtggagtatgagtggaggatgagttgttaggcatatattcctcctaaatttatgaccattataccctcattcttgcctataaataggcaatgcattcaagcctatatgcacaccaagatagaaaagagaagagtagagtgaa
This window contains:
- the LOC133672378 gene encoding L-type lectin-domain containing receptor kinase IX.1-like encodes the protein MMCPPSSFYNITRMPHHFYLSFLLPLLLLPSANSVYFQTSQFNDTNMYYQGDAVPFGGHIEFNLVDYINRVGWATYPERVRLWDSSSGQLSDFTSHFSFTINTQGATNYGHGIAFFLAPVGFQIPPNSAGGFLGLFNTTTMKSPQSQIVSVEFDSFPNYGWDPKVGHVGINNNSISSAVYTPWNASFHSGDTAEAWITYNSPNRNLSVFWKYQTTSNPGENSSLSYIIDLSKFLPEWVTVGFSAATGSNVEQQRLLSWEFNSSLNVKDTKDKKSRIIIGVTVSVLVLIAGATTALVILWRRKQMMTRKRAAETMNVTSINEDLERGAGPRRFSYDDLVSATNNFSDQRKLGEGGFGAVYRGYLNDMDMEIAVKKISRSSRQGKKEYITEVKTISQLRHRNLVQLIGWCHDKGEFMVVYEFMSNGSLDSHLFGKKKMNPLSWAVRYKISLGLASALLYLHEEWERCVVHRDVKSSNIMMDSSFNVKLGDFGLARLMDHDEPGPTTTGLAGTLGYMAPEYISTRRAGKESDVYSFGVVALEIASGRKANDPVDQNPEMSLVEWIWDLYGCGDLSLAVDKRLDIKDFDDEKQAERLMIVGLWCAHPDRNLRPSIRQAIHVLNLEAAIPDLPPKMPVPVFHVPLPLITSSQPCSITNTSLEAGGR